acataaaaaataagataatatttcCAAGGACCAACTTCAATTAACGAAAACGAATCACTAAAAAGATAACAAACTACAAAGAATCAATCCAAGCGCATGTATATATAGTTGACTAGATGAGTtgtttatcttaattttatgggctttataatttcatataaatttaaataatctataaaaaaaaaataactccaACATTAAggttgttaaaataaatgtttgacTTAGCTTTGTGgtattatttatgttataaatGTTTTAACCAACAGTTGCTTATATTATATAAGtaacaatatttatataaacaattcCATGTCATCTGTTTCTatggaaaaaaaagttaaacaactCGTATTTCTGTTGTATTTTAACATAAGATTCCTACTGAGAAGCAAAGATTCCTTAAGACTGGCTAAATTTTTATCACCACAACCATTGATATCCTTTAACTATTTTCTTAACATTAACCTCTAAGAGCATATCCAATGGTAGTTCCTACATGTGTGCAACTAAAACATACTTTTGTTGTACATTATTAAAGGAAATCATATTGTATttgttttcataatattttattttgaatttttttagtagattgatttaaaattttagtttttttttaaatttatttatatgatattaaaaatttaaatttaggttTCTATAACACatgttaaaacataaaaaagttaaattaataaaaaataaaaaatagcagCAGGTATGTCTTCCCGCGAATTTTAAGAATGTGGAGGTGCAAATAACAATAGGGGGAGTGAGAATAACAATCCCCTTTCCTGATTGGTCTATGGTATAGCCCAGCCcaccagccaccacttaacaatcaaaaaacaaaaacaaaagcatgCAGCATAGTGTTTTTGGTATGAAAATAGAAAAGTCCAACAGTATATAAGAAACAAGCAATTGGAATGAACGATTGTTATTCTTGCTTTGACATGTGATCAGTATTTGACAAAATATTTCTAAGTTTCACATCATGGTATATAAAGTCCAACAGTTTCTAAGAATCAAATGCAAATGGCCTCTTGACTCACCAAAATACCCTATACACTTTGGCTCAGAATTATACTCGTTGGCATTGGATATGTTTTCAAGCATTCATTTTCCACGTAAAACTACAGAGATTTGTGATCATCAGTGTAATACTAATGTATAGCACCAGTACAATAAACACCTTGATCATAAACATGAAGAAACCCTAAGATCGCTCCAACGACCTGTCTCAGAAGAATATATAGAAATCTCATGGGTAAGCCATTGCATGATTGCCTAACCTTAAGAAAAAACTCGGGAAAATCGAGGAAACTGCGAAGGTTGAGATCATCATGCGTTGTAAGAGAGGTGTCGGTGAGAgggaaaattaataataatacaaaattgaagaaatataatacaaaattaaagaaatataataccATAACTTTATaatactaaaaactaaaaatgaaatataattttataagttcTTAACGTTTAAAATAGAGAATGGTTACTGTAGATATGGTCATCCCAGTTCATCCTTCGGAAGAAATAACTCCAGCAATGGTCATCTATCTCTCAAAGATGTTTCTCAGTCTAGCTTCAAGGACCTCTGGTATTCTCAAATCCCACCATCAGCTTCTTTCTTGCTCTAGTGGATCATGACAAGCTTTGGGAGATGTGAGGGTGATAATGAGTCTTCCaagcatttaatttttcaatgtcTATTTTCTGTTAGAATTTGGAATTGAGTGTAGTCTTTATTCAACCGTGCGATCAACTTTAGCTATATCAATGAGTTTCTCTCCTCCATTACTACTTTTTCTGTTTTGGCCATATGGCACTGTAGAAACAACAAGCGctttaattaataacaaagcCATCTCCTTCCACTCAGCAATTTCGTTGATAGTTGGGAAAATTAGAATTACAAGTAATGTTTCTTCATCTTGTATGAACTCTTCTATCCAGGAGTTTGTCATCAGCAAGCTGCTTGGTATTTTGGATCATCCTAGAATAGCAGATTGCATTTCTCCAGTCACTTGGAACCCCCCTTTGCAGGGTTGGGTTAAGTGCAACAGTGATGGCTCGGCTAAGGGCTCTCCTGGCTTAGCTGGTTGTGGTGCCATCTTCAGGGATCACTCAGCTAACTCTCTTGGTTGCTTTTCTCAAAATTTAGGTGTAAATAATTCCTTTTTTGTAGAGATTATGGGTGTCATCTTAGCTATTGAGATAGCTTTTAACAAAGGCTGGTTGAATCTTGGCTGGAATGTGATTCAACTCTGGTAGTTCAGTCCTACAACAATCTAGACTTAGTTCCTtggtttatgaaaaataaaaggtgTAATTGTATAGCTTTAACTAGACAAATGAATTTTGTGATAGGCCATATTTATAGGGAGGGAAGCACTCGTGCAGACTTACTTGCATACAAAGCTCATTTATATGACAGCTTTCATTGGTGGGATGTTATCCCTTGTTTTCTAGCCTTAGATTTTATTGAGAATAGATATGATTTTACAAACTATAGGTTTAGATAGCTTGGCTTGCCATGGGTTTGGTTTTGCCTCCCATGTGTTttgttatcatttatttttttgtttaatgaaaTTTCTTAGCTGCTTGTTTACTTTTTTGCGCTAAGGATGTCAACATAATTGGGATGTTTAGGGTTCTCTTGTCTTAGTTGGttgctttcaaaaaaaaaaatatagagagaATGGTTTAAAACCTTTTGAGGTGCCCCTGTCCCTGCGTTGTTTTGTCTTCGGCTAGGTTCAACCTCAACATCATTATCTGGTGTAACAAGACTTTAATTTGCTCTTTAACCTCTCTACTCTTGTGTTGTATGACTTCATTTTGTTCTCATAGTTTAGCCACTGCATTCATCATCTATTAGAGGATTGTTTCCTTCTTCACCTTTGTCCGAATTGAATTTGAACTCAACATTTTTTTCACCTTCAACCATCAAATCAACTTTATAACTTTTACTTCCATATAATTCTAGAAGAATTCACGGACCTCAAAATCTATACACCCTTCTTTTCCATTCCTTCATAATTGTATTATCAAATAAAGCCTAACATAATAAGAATGTAATCTTCCTTTCCATCATAATCATATCTACCAGAGAACAAGTTAAGCTGACATTAGAAACAAATTCAAcggtagaagaaaaaaatgcaacGAGATACAGTAGAAAAATTATAgttgttcaaacttcaaagtttTAACATTTCCTTCTTGAATTTGCATATGTTTGGAGTAAATAAGAATCTAACAATTATAGATATTGTCAAGTTTAAAACAATGTAGCCAAAATGACCAAAATGCAGTCACAATAACGGACAGAAAGGGGCTGATCAGCATTTCCAACCCTGCAAAGTCATACAAATCAATAACTACCACCTACACCAAATGTACAAATAATTTCGACAAATTtggagaatgataaaatgaactttttgttttaaatttcagAGCTATGGGATAATTGAACTTCAAGACTACATAACTACCTCCACCCCACCCCACCCCAAATCCACCAAAAAACCCACTGTGAACCTTGTACACCAAAAACGTAGTCTAATAAGGTCTAAATTTCCTGGCAGCTCTCATCTGCTGCAGACGTTTTTTATCCTCCTCAAATTTGCTCTGCAGTGTCATGATCTCTGCAACAAAAACCAAAATGGTTTATCTCAGTTTGACcgctaacaaaaacaaaatctaatcaaaatcaatttagaAAGTTACCAAGTTTTAATTCACAAAAACTGGAGTTAAGAAACAAAATGAGGCATAAAGCATGATACTTTTACATAAAATCATACAATTCCTTATGCAATTCCAACAAACAAAAACACGGCATCCCTTTCATGAACATCCAGAAACATTCTTTCATGACATTCATTTGTATATAAAATCTTAACTTGGCAACAACATGCGTTTATAATCTTATACACAACAGCaattaagaaacaaatataGGGTGTAAAGCATGAGACTTCTacaaaaaatcataattcattAAGTGGTGTTCCACCCACAGCAACGTGACATTCATTTCATGAACATCCAGAAACAGGAATTGCTAGTGTTTTCAGGTATAAAATTTTAGTTCTGACAAAATGAGTTGTGAATCTTAAGCACTGtaaaatagaaatgaaaaaacatcatgatttccttttttatggATTAAGGAATTCattagaaacaaaagaaaagcaaatgGCATTAgctcataaaaaaaatccaaactttGATAGAAAGCTCTGTAAAATAGCATATGCTTTTCTTGCAATATATACTAACATTGTGGATCCATATTTAATTATTGACATTTGTTTTGacacaaaaaagaaattataccaTTTCTCTGtgcttcttttctttgaaagcgGTAGAAATCTAGACCAACttctttatgtttctttttggtCATTTTATTCTCTACAGCAGCTTGAGCAACAGAGCCCACAGCAATTCCACTCTCAGAGTCAGTAGTTTTCTTTCTACCCTTATGGTGTACAACAACTGTCCACCCCCCTTCTGCAGCAAgggcttctttttcttctctttcctgCATTAATCAAAACATCATTATAtgtaaaaccaaaataaaaacagaaaaaaaaaatgagggatCATGCATAAGTTAGGAAATAAAAGGCTAAACATTTAAGTATCACAAAGAGGCTATTTTGATATAATGGGACACTATAGTCAGACAACTCATTTCAGTCAGATACTGCAAATGGAATTCAAATCCCATATTTTCTAGACTTCTTTCTACCTCTAACTATAGGGGCTACTTTGCTTCTGATCCACTCTCCTTATTGGGGCCTCTATTGTCTTCTCCCACATTCAAACAACCTTTGGCAATATTCTACCATTTTTTACTCAGTTATGCTACCCTTGCTTTATCTAAAGTATTCAATATTGATTCTACTTTGTCTTTTATGCTCACTTAATATTCATTACAACCACAACATCCTCATGTTTTCCACACTAACTGGGCTTCTCTTGTTGGCTCTCTACCactcaacatattttttttggtggatTCTACCACTCAACATATAATACCAAACAATAACACAGATTTTGTGATTGTGCCGTAAAATTTTCATTAAGCTTTTGAAGAACTTTTGAATCACAAATAACAATTAAGACACTTCATCATTTCATTCACCCAGCTTGAAGTCTATATTTCTTCATTATCTTGTATAATAGATCCAAGATACTTTGAGACTAGTGGAATGGTATCATCTCCAATTTTCACCTCTAAGCTAGCACTAGTGTTTGTCTTCCTGAACTTCAATTTTACATGCTTGATTTTGCTCATATTTAATCAGAAATAATGTACTTCCAAAGCTTTTCTGCACTACTCTAGTTACCATTAATGGATCTCCCCACCCCATCCAAACATTCTGTTTTGATCTTAAGCATGTATGTCATTATATTTACCTCTTCCAGTTTTGCTTCGTGAGCTGTTATAAAGTCATCAATTTGATTTTGCAATACATCCCCCACCCACCCCACCCCCGTCCATCCAAACATTCTGTTTTGATCTTATGCATGTATGTCATCATATTTACCTCTTCCAGTTTTGCCTCATGAGCTGTTATATAGTCATCAATTTGATTTTGCAATACATCCAATCCTGGTCTACTTTGATGGTATTCCATGATCCATTCTGTAGAGTAGTCCCCAGTCAGAAACTATCTCATATGAACATTAATAGACAGTAGACAATAGGTTACAAATATGAAATATGGACAAAGTACAAAGGTGCATCACAATCCATTCTGTCAACAGAttgaaaaacatttaaaaaatctgTCTAAATGTTCATAGATAAAAGGTAGGGGTGGAAGTTGTTAATTGGCAAATGATAAAAGAGATCTATAGATGAGAGTTAACATAAAAATCCTCAACTATGGAAATTACTCTTGCAAATTAAACTGAAATACATTTAAATAGACTCACAATACAGTGACAAtgcatttaaataaaagttttagATATATAATGTTTGGAGGTTTAAAGCAAGTAAAAAAGTAATGCACTCCTCAATGGCTAAACAAACAATTCATACTTTTCATTCCTTTTGAGCAGTCATCGTCAACAGAGGAAATAATATAAACTTCCTCCTGATTGCACCCTTCTCCCTcctcctttttcctttttttcttgtctttctTTGCCCTACCTACAAGATCAAGATAAATTCATGGGGGAAATGAATATATAACTTCAGGCATTACATtacatatcaaaataaaaaattgaaatcaactagaaaatgtaatttattaagGTTTGATAGCTGCACCAGTATCAGAATCTCTGTGCCCATCAAATTCTTGGATCTCCTCAACTTTAGAATGAGGATTGTCCACTACTCCATCTGATACCATtgggaaaaaataaagaaaaaaagatgttgAGCATGAACATTACAACATAATAGTTTACCTAATTTTTATAAACGAGGTCTATACTAGATTCCAAAATAGGGAGAAACAATAacagcaaaaataaaattaatgcaaTATAGCATTTGAAGAGTAATGAAGAGTTCTACAATTATTGACAGCACAAGCCAACACCCAATAATCTTATCAACTCACCACTTTGCTCTTCCAAATCAACCTCTTCGCCCTTCGGTCTTCGTTTCCTAACCACATTTCTGTCATTGTTCTATCTTTTTTTGTTGATGGAAGCTTTCTCCTTTTTTGTCTCTCTAGCCTGCATTCCGTTGGCACTATCCACTGAAACAAAACAACCACTTTATTTCAGGGACAGTTCAACAAAGGGCTATGAATATGAAAACATTACAACATAGTTTACCTTCACCGTTCTGCGTAGCAACAATTGCCTCAACATCAGGCTTCTGTTCCCTGTTcctctgtttcttcttcttttccccACTATGCGAGTCTCTTTTCCCCTTCTTCATTACTTTCATCGTAACAAAAACTCAACGTGTGAATCAAcaccaaaaaaacataaaacaacaacaatattatCGTTGCTTCGGAAATTAAGAATCAACTATATAACATACAGGTTGGTTCTGAAAGAGTATTAATAGAAGGAagtagttgttgttgttattgattgataaaagggataaaaaaatatttggagtACCTTTGAGATGAAAAGGAAGTTAGATTTGAGAAATAGTGAGAGAAAAGTTGCAAGCGAAGAGGGAGGGAGGTGCAGTGCAGTATCTCTGCAACTGCAAGAGCAGCGAGAGGGAAGCATAACCGTTGTTAGCGCCGGCTAGGGATAGGCATGGCAACAGGGCGGGACGGTATTGCATTTCCCACCCCCGACTTTGTAACCGATCCCCGGCCCCGGCCCCGCCCCCGCCCCCGATCCCCGCCGGGATTAAAAAATACGTCTCCATCCCCACCCCTGttaaaaagatagaaaaatacTGTAACTTACTGAAAAAAATTGGGCCAAAAGGCAGTTACGTagcaaaaaaaacaataacaaagccaaattcaaaatatgggatcattatcataatttaaaaaattactaaaacaaatcaatcaattcaattaaaatcataaaatctgGGTATTGCATGGGGAATTAAGGACATGCATATTTAATTTCTCCCAAAATACATAACACTCTGATCTTTTCTTCATATTAGCAATCCAGTCTGGTTTGATTTTGGAATTGTGTGGCATATATCTACTCTTAAAGTAGAGTGTGTTGCGGGCTCTTGGTGTGGTATTCTCAGAAATTGGGTGTACCAGAAATAGACATTCTTCCGGCTTTAACACAGTTGGGGAAACTATTTTACAGTATTAGAAAGCATGAACatggatttttaatttatttggacAGAGCAATGCATGATGTCAGTGATTAAACAATTCAAATTGAAGGAGAATCAGTGAGTGTACCAAAAATATGCACTTTTCCAGTTTCAATGCAACTCAGGAAAGTATTTTACAATTGGAAAGCTTGAAGTTGAATTTTTGAATCTTAATAGGAACAAACAGAGTGAATGCAAGTCTTAGTTTTGTTATTTCTaaatttcagtatttttataaaGTCAAGAGTGTTCGTGAGGAAGTGTAACTTCAACAATCAacaaaaatttaagataattagAGAATATGgctgttcaaaaaaaaataattagagaaGAAGCAGGAACAAGAATTGGGGACTGGGGAGGATGAATGAAATGATATCAAATAGGGATGGAATCCAAACGAAAAAAGAAACACTTTATGGAATACTCATTAAATTTAAGCCTTGCAATTCTGATAATCTTAGAAAACATCCATTCAGGTAAATTGGTATCTGCACCATTTAACCTGTTTGAGAAAATGGTAACGACAGGAAAGAAACACTTTAAcatgattaaaataataaaaagatccTAAAACTACCCATTGAGAATAGCCATTGGATTATCAACTTAaagcagaaaagaaagaaaaattatgcttTCCCACTTGAAGCAACATTTACCTGCAACATATCTGTGATATCCATTAATCATACCAACATTgcttaaagaaattaaagaaggaAGCAATCTTTAgacactgaaaaaaaaaactccaggAGCCCATCTTTActactaatttaatatttaaaaatttaaatattcccAAGGCAATTGAGATGTTTGTTTGTATCACTGTTTGCATCATAAATTTTAGGAGCCTGTCAAGAAGCTGAGTATGGTCTGTGGTGTTTTTTCCTGCATGAAATATATAACTCCTTTCATGTACTTTTTGTTCCCCATTTTTCTTTGGGGCCAACAGTAATTTACACTCCCAAATGCAAAGACAATAAATGCTTTAATACAAGATTCACAAGACTCTTGTGAATCCAGataataggagaaaatgaaagGGTCATGAATCCCACGAATCtcccataaaaataattttagtactTGAGCAAAATCACCAGACATTAGGGGCCTATCGTTTAGAGATCGAATGGGAGTTTAGTACCATTTCACCAGCTCATGAATTATTGGCGGACATAAGGCATAAATAAAAGAATCTATGCAATAACCAAACACTTACTCAGAACAAGGTGCAAAGCGCCAACTCCAAATCCCAAACCTGTGAGTTTGTGAGATGTAGGTAGAGAGCATTAGGACGAGAGGACTGAGGACCCGCGCGCACATTAGGTTTTGAATAGTAATATTTTAATACACGCTAT
The nucleotide sequence above comes from Glycine soja cultivar W05 chromosome 11, ASM419377v2, whole genome shotgun sequence. Encoded proteins:
- the LOC114375546 gene encoding ribosomal RNA-processing protein 7 homolog A-like — translated: MKKWIMEYHQSRPGLDVLQNQIDDYITAHEAKLEEEREEKEALAAEGGWTVVVHHKGRKKTTDSESGIAVGSVAQAAVENKMTKKKHKEVGLDFYRFQRKEAQRNEIMTLQSKFEEDKKRLQQMRAARKFRPY